The region TCGCGTCCGGCCGGCACGTAGTCGGCGATCAGGGTCGGCACGCCTATGCCCAGGTTGACGCAACTGCCTTCAGGAATATCGTGCGCGGCGACGCGCGCCATCTGCTGGCGAGTCAGCCCTTGACGGACGTTCGTGCCGGCCGCGTCCTTGGCATGATCAGTCTTCATGGCCGTACCTCCACCAGACGGTCGATGAAATTGGCGGGTGTCACGATATGCTCCGGATCGAGGGCGCCCAGTTCGACGACCTCGCTGACCTGGGCGATGGCCAGGGGCGCCGCGCCGGCCATGACGGGATTGTTGATGCGCGCACCACGGTGATAGACCAGATTGCCCCAGCGGTCGCCCTTCAGCGCCTTGATCAGGGCAGCATCGCCGCGCAGGGGTTTCTCGAAGACATACTCCTGCCCGTCTATATTGCGGGTCTCCTTGCCTTCCGCCAGCCGTGTGCCGGCCCCGGTCCGCGTGAAGAACCCGCCGATGCCGGCGGCGCCGGCACGGATGCGTTCGGCCAGGGTGCCTTGCGGCACCAGCTCCAGCTCGATCTTGCCGGCGGCATAGAGTTCGTCGAAGATGGTCTTGCCCTGCAAACCGCGCGGGAAGGAGCACACCATCTTGCGGATGCGTCCGGCGCGCATCAGGTCGCCGACGACGTCCTGGCCGATGGTGGCGTTATTGGCAACGATGGTCAGGTCGCGCGCGCCAAGTTCCAGCACGCCTTGCATCAGCTCCGCCGGCCGCCCCGATGTCCCGAAGCCGCCCACCAGCAGCACATCGCCATCCTTGATGCCGGCCACCGCGTCGGCGATGGACTTCATACGTTTGTCTATCATCGGTCAGTCCAGATCGTGGCCTTTCATATCGGCGTTGCGGCGGGCCCGCCGCGCCAGGTCCAGCAATACCGGACCGATGCGCTCCGGATCGTCCATCGGTTCGGCTTCCGGCCCGCGGTGCCAGCCTTCCATGACCGACAGATGGCCGCCGCCCACCTCGAAGACGCGACCCGTCACGTCCGCGCTGGCGCGGCTGGCCAGCCAGACGACCACCGGAGCAATCCAGCGGGGATGGCGCGCGGCGATTTCCGCTTCCGTGCGCTCGCGCAGGTTTTCCGTCATGCGGGTCTGCGCATGGGGCGAGATGGCGTTGACCGTCACGCCATAGCGTTTAAGCTCACGCGCCGCGATGATGGTCAGTGCCGCGATGCCGGCCTTGGCCGCGCCGTAGTTCGTCTGGCCGATATTGCCGTAGAGCCCGGACGACGACGAAGTGTTGATGATGCGCGCGTCGACCGCTTCGCCGGACAGCTTCTGCAGGCTGCGCCAATGGACGGCCGCGTGATGCGCCGTCGCGAACGTGCCCTTTAGATGCACGTTGATCACGGCGTCCCATTCGCTTTCTTCCATATTCACCAGCATGCGGTCGCGCAGGATGCCCGCATTGTTCACCAGCGCATGCAGGGCGCCGTAATGGGCGACGGTGCTCTCGACCATATTGCGCGCGCCGTTCCAGTCCGCCACGTCGTCACCGTTGGCGATGGCCTCGCCGCCGGCGGCGCGGATCTCGTCGACCACGGACTGCGAGGCGGACTGGTCCTGGCCCATGCCGTCACGCGATACTCCCAGATCATTGACCACCACCTTGGCGCCGTGCGCCGCCAGCTGTAGTGCGTACTCCCGGCCGATACCGCGGCCGGCGCCCGTCACGATGACGACGCGGCCCTCACATAATTGGGTCATTCCAGTCTCCAGTGAAATTCTTGTCAGGCGAAACGCGGGGAACGCTTTTCGACGAAGGCCGCGACGGCCTCGCGGTGATCGGCCGTTTCCGCGCAACGTACGTGGCGCCAGCACTCGCGGTCCAGCATCTGCGCCAAGGGCAGATGCGCCGCGTCATTCAAATTGGCTTTCATGTGGGCGATGGCGGTACGCGGACCATGGGCCAGGCGCCTGGCGACATCCAGAACGGCATCGTGCAACGCCGCGGGTTCGAACAGGTCGTTGAGCAAACCCAGGCCCAGTGCGGTTTGCGCGTCCAGCATGGGCGAGGTCAGGTACAACTCGCGCGCCTTGGCCATGCCGACCAGGCGCGGCAGAAAGTAATGGCCGCCGAAATCGCCCGACAGGCCCACATTGATGAAGCCGGTGCGCAGGCGGGTCGTGTCGTCCCCGTAGCGCAGGTCGCAAGCCAGCGCCAGGCTAAGGCCGGCGCCCACGGCGGGGCCGCGCAGCATCGCGATGGTGGGCTTGGGCATGGTGTGCAGCAACTCGCAGATACCCGTGCGCTGGCGCAGGCCCGCCATTTTCTGTTCGAAGGACAGCGCGGAATCCGTATTTGCAGCCGCATTGGCATTGGCATTCATCCGCGCCACGTCGCCGCCGGCGCAAAACGCGTTGCCCGCGCCGGTCAGCACTACGGCACCCACGTCGTCATCGTCAGCGGCCGCGCGCAGGGCCGCCAGCAACGCGGCGTACAGCGCCGGGCTCAGCGCGTTGCGCCGTTCAGGACGATTGAGGGTAAGGACCAAAAGGCGCCCATCCCGCGTTTGCAGAAGATCTTGCGATGCGCCGGCATCGTCCCCACTCGCGGTCGTGCTCCGCGTCTCGTTTT is a window of Bordetella sp. N DNA encoding:
- a CDS encoding enoyl-CoA hydratase-related protein, whose amino-acid sequence is MNQNETRSTTASGDDAGASQDLLQTRDGRLLVLTLNRPERRNALSPALYAALLAALRAAADDDDVGAVVLTGAGNAFCAGGDVARMNANANAAANTDSALSFEQKMAGLRQRTGICELLHTMPKPTIAMLRGPAVGAGLSLALACDLRYGDDTTRLRTGFINVGLSGDFGGHYFLPRLVGMAKARELYLTSPMLDAQTALGLGLLNDLFEPAALHDAVLDVARRLAHGPRTAIAHMKANLNDAAHLPLAQMLDRECWRHVRCAETADHREAVAAFVEKRSPRFA
- a CDS encoding SDR family oxidoreductase, with the protein product MTQLCEGRVVIVTGAGRGIGREYALQLAAHGAKVVVNDLGVSRDGMGQDQSASQSVVDEIRAAGGEAIANGDDVADWNGARNMVESTVAHYGALHALVNNAGILRDRMLVNMEESEWDAVINVHLKGTFATAHHAAVHWRSLQKLSGEAVDARIINTSSSSGLYGNIGQTNYGAAKAGIAALTIIAARELKRYGVTVNAISPHAQTRMTENLRERTEAEIAARHPRWIAPVVVWLASRASADVTGRVFEVGGGHLSVMEGWHRGPEAEPMDDPERIGPVLLDLARRARRNADMKGHDLD
- a CDS encoding 3-oxoacid CoA-transferase subunit A, with product MIDKRMKSIADAVAGIKDGDVLLVGGFGTSGRPAELMQGVLELGARDLTIVANNATIGQDVVGDLMRAGRIRKMVCSFPRGLQGKTIFDELYAAGKIELELVPQGTLAERIRAGAAGIGGFFTRTGAGTRLAEGKETRNIDGQEYVFEKPLRGDAALIKALKGDRWGNLVYHRGARINNPVMAGAAPLAIAQVSEVVELGALDPEHIVTPANFIDRLVEVRP